One window of Microbacterium sp. 1S1 genomic DNA carries:
- a CDS encoding isopeptide-forming domain-containing fimbrial protein has product MGFRGARKDRTSDRLPPERRSRWRGRTKRLIGGAVSTALVASSMIVIGGTLTAAPAVAADPFLCTPGAVYVQSATEVREFAVNEQGGAPGDGGTLSSINVGANHSNNALGLSSNGRYAYTVTNAAGTKTLAKHDRVTDTTARTTFSLNSSVLRGAVHPVTGVYYFASGTVNGAINLYAWNENVTPQTYTQVGTLRPTTGSSAFGANGDMAFSASGQLVLVADNFIYSSDLPATLEPSTATIDAKQVHDMGAGVQGNGIAFGNLGHIFVSVSGGGNRIIEVDLPRGQTVNTTPLGTFSPTDMASCTFPNTLTLKKDLPEGRHAASDQFGLRVQSPAGYQVAQTDAVTRGDRSGLQPDYAGPVFTNQGDTFRLSESAAGSTDLTKYDASLVCQQVNADGSTTPVAVTADGQVTQPAGPLGTDVTCTYTNVRLAPDLALRKTSDPADGTAVQAGQRLTYTVQAENTGNTRLDPVTVADDLSGVRAFAEYQGDVATAIDGDPVPSGAATVTGDDLAWTGALEPGQVLTITYSVIVDAGVEGERIANRVTASGTPPGGLPPITPPAVTTEHPVAGFEVAKTSDPASGTVVEPGQTIEYTVTGTNTGATVLDPATVTDDLSGVLANAAFTDDITTTVGGTTVTTGGATLTGNDLAWTGTLQPGQTVTITYSVTVGDDTSGEILRNSVTGSGTPTTPNPGDPTGPQVPGEPIVPPTVTTEHPVIGSGFTISKSADPASGTAVSAGDTITYTITGTNTGDTDLDPAEIVDDLSGVLDSAGYNDDVTADRGSVRVADATLTWTGSIPRGEAVTIRYTVTVDAGVEKALLHNVVTGSATPQIPVDPADPSGAKTPGTPIVPPTAETEHPVVDTGFEVSKSADPASGTAVRAGDTLSYTVSGVNTGTTVLDPATIVDDLSAVLANAEYGGDAKASSGSVVLSGTTLTWTGTLAPGDRVDITYTVTVDEDATGVLLRNTVSGEGTPLIPTDPTDPESPTTPGTPVETPPAMTEHPVATPGFTVTKTADPATGTRVDPGSVITYTVTGRNTGDTVLDPVQIGDDLRAALAHASYNDDVSATRGDVRVADGALSWNGVLRPGQDVVITYSVTVDATAGGEIVANTATGEATPLIPADPSDPESPTTPGTPITPPPSSTEHPVNEPGFTFAKTVDPAAGTAVDPGDVLTYTLTAANTGQTALDPVTITDDLSGVLPYATFNADAVATIAGATAAPATLDGSELSWTGSLAVGQTVTVTYSVTVSAEGVGTVIENAASATATPPGGSTITPPPGVTTNPVNEPGFSVSKSVDPVAGTAVDPGSVLTYTVTGVNTGETALDPVTIADDLSAVLAHAEYNDDATATIGGTATTAPTVAEDRLSWTGALQVGESVTITYSVTVRADAGGSVIENSASGSATPPGGVPPIETPPATTENPVNEPGFELRKFADPASGTRVDPGSVVTYTVTGVNTGETALAPVRIVDDLSGVLAHAASNGDATATLSDGTAPGPVIAGDELTWTGELAVGQRVTITYSVTVHGDAGGAILANTVEGAATPPGGTELTPPPVTTENPVGTPGFTFVKTSDPASGSSVATGSVVTYTLTGTNTGETGLDEVVVTDDLAGVLRHADLRGAPTATVGDRAVAAPRIDGTTLRWTGSLAEGERVVITYAVTVHADAAGATLRNAATASATPPGGETITPPTGTTENRVLTPLALTGGQLAPWVLGLAIALLIGGAVLLLVRRRRRQS; this is encoded by the coding sequence ATGGGATTCCGTGGTGCCCGCAAGGACCGCACGTCCGATCGTCTTCCGCCGGAGCGGCGCAGCCGCTGGCGGGGCCGGACGAAGAGGCTGATCGGTGGTGCCGTCAGCACGGCGCTCGTCGCATCGTCGATGATCGTCATCGGCGGCACACTGACGGCCGCGCCGGCCGTCGCCGCGGACCCGTTCCTCTGCACGCCGGGAGCGGTGTACGTGCAGAGCGCCACCGAGGTGCGCGAGTTCGCCGTCAACGAGCAGGGCGGTGCGCCCGGTGACGGCGGCACGCTCAGCTCCATCAACGTCGGCGCGAACCACTCCAACAACGCCCTCGGGCTCTCGTCGAACGGGCGGTATGCGTACACGGTCACCAATGCCGCCGGGACGAAGACACTGGCGAAGCACGACCGCGTCACCGATACCACCGCACGCACGACGTTCTCCCTGAACTCGTCGGTGCTGCGCGGGGCCGTGCACCCCGTGACGGGCGTGTACTACTTCGCCAGCGGCACGGTGAACGGCGCGATCAACCTCTACGCGTGGAACGAGAACGTCACGCCGCAGACCTACACGCAGGTCGGCACGCTCCGTCCGACCACCGGCAGCAGCGCCTTCGGCGCCAACGGCGACATGGCCTTCAGCGCCTCGGGTCAGCTCGTGCTCGTCGCCGACAACTTCATCTACTCCTCGGACCTCCCGGCCACGCTCGAACCGAGCACGGCGACGATCGACGCCAAGCAGGTGCACGACATGGGTGCCGGGGTGCAGGGGAACGGCATCGCGTTCGGCAACCTCGGCCACATCTTCGTGTCCGTCTCCGGAGGCGGCAATCGCATCATCGAGGTCGACCTCCCCCGGGGGCAGACGGTCAACACGACCCCGCTCGGCACCTTCTCGCCCACCGACATGGCGAGCTGCACGTTCCCGAACACGCTGACGTTGAAGAAGGACCTCCCCGAGGGCCGTCACGCGGCGAGCGACCAGTTCGGGCTTCGGGTGCAGTCGCCCGCCGGCTACCAGGTCGCTCAGACCGACGCCGTCACCCGTGGCGACCGCTCCGGTCTGCAGCCGGATTACGCCGGCCCCGTCTTCACGAACCAGGGCGACACCTTCCGGCTGTCCGAGTCGGCGGCGGGCTCGACCGACCTCACGAAGTACGACGCCTCGCTCGTCTGCCAGCAGGTGAACGCGGACGGCTCGACCACTCCGGTCGCCGTCACCGCCGACGGCCAGGTCACCCAGCCGGCCGGCCCGCTCGGCACCGACGTCACGTGCACCTACACGAACGTGCGCCTCGCGCCGGACCTCGCCCTGCGCAAGACCTCGGACCCCGCCGACGGCACCGCCGTGCAGGCGGGACAGCGTCTGACCTACACGGTGCAGGCCGAGAACACCGGCAATACGCGCCTCGACCCGGTCACCGTGGCCGACGACCTGTCCGGGGTGCGTGCGTTCGCCGAGTACCAGGGTGACGTGGCGACCGCGATCGACGGCGACCCGGTGCCGTCCGGCGCCGCCACCGTCACCGGCGACGATCTCGCCTGGACCGGTGCCCTCGAGCCCGGGCAGGTGCTCACGATCACCTACTCCGTGATCGTCGACGCCGGAGTGGAGGGCGAGCGGATCGCCAACCGCGTCACCGCCTCCGGCACTCCGCCCGGGGGACTGCCCCCGATCACGCCTCCGGCCGTCACCACCGAGCACCCGGTCGCCGGCTTCGAGGTCGCGAAGACCTCCGATCCCGCATCGGGCACCGTGGTGGAGCCGGGACAGACCATCGAGTACACCGTCACCGGCACCAACACCGGCGCGACCGTCCTCGACCCTGCGACGGTCACCGACGACCTCTCCGGCGTGCTCGCCAACGCCGCCTTCACCGATGACATCACGACCACGGTCGGCGGCACGACCGTGACCACGGGCGGCGCGACCCTGACCGGGAACGACCTCGCCTGGACCGGAACGCTCCAGCCCGGACAGACCGTGACGATCACGTACTCGGTGACCGTGGGCGACGACACCTCCGGCGAGATCCTGCGCAACAGCGTGACCGGGTCGGGCACGCCGACCACCCCGAACCCGGGCGATCCGACCGGGCCGCAGGTTCCCGGTGAGCCGATCGTCCCGCCGACGGTCACCACCGAGCACCCCGTGATCGGCTCCGGCTTCACCATCTCGAAGTCGGCCGACCCCGCCTCCGGCACGGCCGTGTCCGCGGGCGACACGATCACCTACACGATCACCGGCACCAACACCGGCGACACCGACCTCGACCCCGCGGAGATCGTCGACGACCTGTCGGGCGTGCTCGACTCCGCCGGCTACAACGACGACGTCACCGCCGACCGTGGCTCCGTGCGGGTCGCCGACGCCACCCTCACCTGGACCGGAAGCATCCCGCGTGGGGAAGCCGTCACCATCCGCTACACGGTGACCGTCGACGCGGGTGTCGAGAAGGCCCTACTGCACAATGTCGTGACCGGCTCGGCCACGCCGCAGATCCCGGTCGACCCCGCCGATCCCTCCGGCGCCAAGACTCCGGGGACGCCCATCGTCCCGCCGACGGCGGAGACGGAGCACCCCGTCGTGGACACGGGCTTCGAGGTCTCGAAGTCGGCCGACCCGGCCTCCGGCACCGCTGTCCGCGCGGGCGACACCCTCAGCTACACGGTCTCTGGCGTCAACACCGGCACCACCGTCCTCGATCCGGCGACGATCGTGGACGACCTCTCGGCCGTCCTCGCGAACGCGGAGTACGGCGGCGACGCGAAGGCCTCGTCCGGATCCGTCGTGCTCTCCGGCACCACCCTCACCTGGACCGGGACGCTCGCTCCCGGCGACCGCGTCGACATCACCTACACGGTGACGGTGGACGAGGATGCGACCGGCGTGCTGCTCCGCAACACGGTGTCCGGTGAGGGCACCCCGCTGATCCCGACCGACCCGACCGACCCCGAGAGCCCGACCACGCCGGGCACCCCGGTCGAGACGCCGCCCGCGATGACGGAGCACCCCGTCGCGACCCCCGGGTTCACCGTCACCAAGACGGCCGACCCGGCGACGGGCACACGGGTCGACCCCGGCAGCGTGATCACCTACACCGTGACCGGCCGCAACACGGGCGACACCGTCCTCGACCCCGTCCAGATCGGCGACGACCTGCGGGCGGCGCTCGCCCACGCGTCCTACAACGACGACGTGTCCGCGACCCGCGGCGACGTCCGCGTGGCCGACGGGGCGCTGTCGTGGAACGGCGTGCTGCGCCCAGGCCAGGACGTCGTGATCACCTACTCGGTGACCGTCGACGCCACTGCCGGCGGTGAGATCGTCGCGAACACGGCGACCGGAGAGGCGACCCCGCTGATCCCCGCCGACCCGAGCGACCCCGAGAGTCCCACGACTCCCGGCACGCCGATCACGCCGCCGCCGTCGAGCACGGAGCACCCCGTGAACGAGCCCGGCTTCACCTTCGCCAAGACCGTCGACCCCGCCGCCGGTACCGCTGTCGACCCGGGTGACGTGCTCACCTACACGCTGACCGCGGCCAACACGGGCCAGACGGCGCTCGACCCGGTGACGATCACCGACGACCTGTCCGGTGTTCTGCCGTACGCGACCTTCAACGCGGACGCGGTGGCGACCATCGCGGGTGCCACTGCGGCTCCGGCGACCCTGGACGGCTCGGAGCTGTCGTGGACCGGGTCTCTCGCGGTCGGCCAGACCGTGACCGTCACCTACTCCGTGACCGTGAGCGCCGAAGGCGTGGGCACCGTGATCGAGAACGCGGCGTCCGCGACGGCGACCCCGCCGGGAGGATCGACGATCACGCCGCCACCCGGTGTCACCACCAACCCGGTCAACGAGCCCGGATTCTCCGTCTCCAAGAGCGTCGACCCGGTTGCGGGCACGGCGGTCGACCCGGGCAGCGTCCTCACCTACACGGTGACCGGTGTCAACACGGGGGAGACGGCTCTCGATCCCGTCACCATCGCCGACGACCTCTCCGCTGTCCTGGCGCACGCGGAGTACAACGACGACGCGACCGCGACGATCGGCGGCACGGCGACGACGGCGCCGACGGTGGCCGAGGACCGGCTGTCCTGGACGGGTGCGCTGCAGGTCGGCGAGAGCGTCACGATCACGTACTCGGTGACCGTGCGCGCGGACGCCGGAGGCTCCGTCATCGAGAACTCGGCCTCCGGCTCGGCGACTCCGCCGGGTGGAGTGCCGCCGATCGAGACGCCGCCGGCGACGACCGAGAACCCCGTCAACGAGCCCGGCTTCGAGCTGCGCAAGTTCGCCGACCCCGCCTCCGGCACCCGGGTCGACCCCGGAAGCGTCGTGACCTACACGGTGACCGGCGTGAACACGGGGGAGACGGCGCTGGCTCCGGTCCGCATCGTCGACGACCTGTCGGGTGTGCTCGCCCATGCCGCCTCCAACGGCGACGCGACGGCGACCCTCAGCGACGGCACCGCGCCGGGGCCTGTCATCGCGGGTGACGAGCTCACCTGGACGGGCGAGCTGGCCGTCGGACAGCGCGTCACGATCACGTACTCGGTGACCGTTCACGGCGACGCCGGCGGCGCGATCCTGGCGAACACCGTCGAGGGCGCCGCGACGCCTCCGGGCGGCACCGAGCTCACCCCGCCGCCGGTGACGACGGAGAACCCCGTCGGCACCCCGGGCTTCACGTTCGTCAAGACGTCCGACCCCGCGTCCGGCTCCAGCGTCGCGACGGGGAGCGTCGTGACCTACACCCTCACCGGTACCAACACCGGCGAGACGGGCCTGGACGAGGTCGTCGTCACGGATGACCTGGCCGGAGTGCTGCGGCACGCCGACCTCCGCGGCGCGCCGACTGCCACGGTGGGTGACCGTGCGGTGGCCGCACCGAGGATCGACGGGACGACGCTGCGCTGGACCGGCAGCCTCGCCGAAGGGGAGCGCGTCGTGATCACCTACGCGGTGACCGTGCACGCCGACGCGGCGGGAGCGACGCTACGGAACGCGGCCACCGCCTCGGCCACGCCTCCCGGCGGTGAGACGATCACGCCGCCGACGGGCACGACCGAGAACCGGGTGCTGACGCCGCTCGCGCTCACGGGCGGGCAGCTGGCGCCGTGGGTCCTCGGGCTCGCGATCGCGCTGCTGATCGGCGGTGCGGTGCTGCTGCTGGTGCGCCGCCGCCGCAGGCAGAGCTAG
- a CDS encoding LuxR C-terminal-related transcriptional regulator — protein sequence MSAHVIGRPRLNAALDAGAPLTVLRAAAGSGKTTALVGWAFTSPARVVWLTVTSALATSPALASALLRALRDTGEAADPRSSAAATAGGWPVVAQHLCDHEEPVVIILDDAAALDRDAVFDLCRTVAVPPHVRLIVATNRPSPFDSEGVELVIDTTLISPEDLAFDLDEIRRALEVDEDTAVAVREATAGFAAVVRAVAIRGRAPRDATIVEVAATAVDDYLRSRMEERTFGAGVLEGLIRISITDTVDLPLAEALSSNPDIGAALDEAEAFGFGRWSTGTTPRTFTIAAPARTLLRHDLVQRFPTEVRLLRRLAIEGALRRGDPFEGLRLAMEEDDLHLAAHVIMSGWSHLLDHDGRRVVALLGDLPLARLKQEPLVAMLLGICLNANRLRRVRGLQLLRLAISAANARRSALSPTERLFIWTAESAALRVVGMPDRAGQVGARALALFTETPESHWEQYAMEMPLLCTHLGISLYYGGRREQAVRLFGEAAALAASQGSGKAFHAVSLLGGIHALNGDLPEARHYVEIIRDGSWDAALLDGYRGTFYRVAEAMLAVEDGDLAAAKQHVRAFLPHRATSEHWTTMATVEAWIALHEGDAAGGLERLESFARMRGREAGSTSARQALSRPRILLHLALGDVRAARSVKQRDAGTDRFGTLLERARLALIDGRAPEAARLLSQTRLQPTTSRERAEAAAVQSAALHRVSPAAAQAVSEALSAQLGDRGLRTPVALLGAEDFAAVRADLAPVGDPPLPARSALPSFAARPKLSSREQVVLHALTTGAPLPDIAAELRISPNTLKTQLRSIYRKLDVTNRTEALEQAARHGLLSG from the coding sequence GTGTCCGCGCACGTCATCGGACGTCCGCGCCTGAACGCAGCGCTGGATGCCGGAGCGCCGCTCACGGTGCTGCGCGCGGCCGCGGGGTCCGGAAAGACCACCGCCCTCGTCGGCTGGGCCTTCACCTCCCCCGCCCGCGTCGTGTGGCTGACGGTCACATCCGCGCTGGCGACGAGCCCGGCCCTCGCATCGGCGCTGCTGCGGGCGCTGCGTGACACGGGCGAAGCGGCTGACCCGCGCAGCTCCGCCGCCGCGACCGCGGGCGGCTGGCCCGTGGTCGCGCAGCACCTGTGCGACCACGAAGAGCCTGTCGTCATCATCCTCGACGACGCCGCCGCGCTCGACCGCGACGCGGTCTTCGACCTCTGCCGCACGGTCGCCGTCCCGCCGCACGTCCGCCTGATCGTCGCCACGAACCGCCCCAGCCCCTTCGACAGCGAGGGTGTCGAGCTGGTGATCGACACCACGCTGATCTCTCCCGAAGACCTCGCGTTCGACCTCGACGAGATCCGACGCGCGCTCGAGGTCGACGAGGACACCGCCGTCGCCGTGCGGGAGGCCACCGCGGGCTTCGCGGCGGTCGTCCGCGCCGTCGCCATCCGCGGCAGAGCGCCCCGGGACGCGACGATCGTGGAGGTCGCGGCCACGGCGGTCGACGACTATCTCCGCAGCCGCATGGAGGAGCGCACGTTCGGTGCCGGTGTGCTGGAGGGGCTGATCCGGATCAGCATCACGGACACCGTCGACCTCCCGTTGGCCGAGGCTCTCAGCAGCAACCCGGACATCGGCGCCGCTCTGGACGAGGCGGAAGCGTTCGGCTTCGGTCGGTGGTCGACGGGGACCACGCCGCGAACGTTCACGATCGCCGCGCCCGCCCGTACCCTGCTGCGCCACGACCTCGTGCAACGGTTCCCGACCGAGGTCCGTCTCCTCCGCCGCCTCGCGATCGAGGGCGCCCTCCGCCGCGGCGACCCCTTCGAGGGGCTGCGCCTCGCGATGGAGGAGGACGACCTCCACCTCGCGGCCCACGTCATCATGTCCGGGTGGAGCCACCTGCTGGACCACGACGGTCGCCGGGTCGTGGCCCTGCTGGGCGACCTGCCCCTCGCCCGGCTGAAGCAGGAGCCGCTCGTGGCGATGCTGCTGGGCATCTGCCTCAATGCCAACCGACTTCGGCGGGTGCGTGGACTGCAACTGCTCCGGCTGGCGATCTCCGCCGCGAACGCCCGTCGGAGCGCCCTCTCCCCCACGGAGCGTCTCTTCATCTGGACCGCCGAGAGCGCAGCCCTGCGTGTGGTCGGGATGCCCGATCGGGCCGGCCAGGTGGGCGCCCGTGCCCTCGCTCTGTTCACCGAGACACCCGAATCCCACTGGGAGCAGTATGCGATGGAGATGCCGCTGTTGTGCACGCACCTCGGCATCTCGCTCTACTACGGCGGTCGCCGAGAGCAGGCCGTGCGCCTCTTCGGCGAGGCCGCCGCCCTCGCCGCGTCGCAGGGGAGCGGAAAGGCGTTCCACGCCGTGAGCCTCCTCGGCGGGATCCACGCCCTCAACGGTGACCTGCCGGAGGCCCGGCACTACGTCGAGATCATCCGCGACGGCTCGTGGGATGCCGCGCTGCTCGACGGGTACCGCGGCACGTTCTACCGCGTCGCCGAGGCGATGCTGGCGGTCGAGGACGGTGACCTCGCCGCGGCCAAGCAGCACGTGCGCGCCTTCCTCCCGCACCGGGCGACGAGCGAGCACTGGACGACGATGGCAACGGTCGAAGCCTGGATCGCGCTGCACGAGGGCGATGCCGCCGGAGGGCTGGAGCGACTGGAGTCGTTCGCCCGGATGCGGGGCCGGGAGGCCGGATCGACGTCGGCTCGCCAAGCGCTGAGCCGCCCCCGGATCCTGCTGCACCTCGCCCTCGGCGACGTTCGAGCGGCGCGGAGCGTCAAGCAGCGCGACGCCGGGACGGACCGGTTCGGCACCCTCCTGGAACGCGCCAGGCTCGCCCTGATCGACGGTCGCGCCCCCGAAGCGGCGCGTCTCCTGTCTCAGACCCGCCTCCAGCCGACGACCTCCCGCGAGCGCGCGGAGGCCGCGGCGGTGCAGAGCGCGGCCCTTCATCGCGTCAGTCCGGCCGCCGCGCAGGCCGTCTCCGAGGCGCTGAGCGCGCAGCTCGGGGACAGGGGACTGCGCACGCCTGTGGCGCTCCTCGGCGCGGAGGACTTCGCCGCCGTCCGGGCCGACCTGGCTCCCGTCGGCGACCCCCCGCTGCCCGCCCGCTCCGCCCTGCCCTCGTTCGCGGCACGCCCGAAGCTCTCCTCGCGGGAGCAGGTGGTGCTGCACGCGCTCACGACGGGAGCGCCGCTGCCCGACATCGCCGCGGAGCTGCGGATCTCGCCGAACACGCTGAAGACGCAGCTCCGCAGCATCTACCGCAAGCTCGACGTGACCAACCGTACCGAGGCCCTCGAGCAGGCCGCCCGACACGGCCTCCTCTCCGGATGA
- a CDS encoding DUF6153 family protein: protein MVDRRILRGALLAVVLVGGVVLGLLGMHGLDTHGVPGGHARAGHSAPALAHVAESESSSSDVADTAVIPGDPVGDVGAACVLALLGGLLLLLRPSRAIDAGSVLRVLRSRADAATALPRPPSLHVLCISRT from the coding sequence ATGGTTGACCGACGCATACTCCGGGGGGCGCTGCTCGCGGTCGTCCTCGTGGGAGGCGTCGTGCTCGGCCTCCTCGGTATGCACGGGCTCGACACGCACGGTGTTCCGGGAGGTCACGCGAGGGCCGGGCACTCCGCGCCGGCACTCGCCCACGTCGCGGAATCCGAGTCGTCCTCGTCCGACGTGGCGGACACGGCGGTCATCCCCGGCGACCCCGTGGGCGATGTCGGGGCCGCCTGCGTCCTCGCCCTGCTCGGCGGGTTGCTTCTGCTGCTGCGCCCGTCCCGCGCGATCGACGCGGGGTCCGTGCTGCGCGTTCTCCGCTCGCGAGCCGACGCTGCCACCGCACTCCCCCGACCTCCCTCTCTCCACGTGCTCTGCATCAGTCGGACGTGA
- a CDS encoding DUF305 domain-containing protein has translation MKNRITAAAALVLAGTLALAGCASAAPSGSTDHSGMDHSPSDAPLTGANEADAMFASMMVVHHEQAVEMSDIVLAKDDVDPRVADLAERIKAAQGPEIEQLEGWLEDWGAEAADPGAMDHGDGMMSDDDLAALEAAAGPEASRLFLEQMIAHHEGAVDMAETEVADGENADAVALAQDIVDAQTAEIAEMKEILATL, from the coding sequence ATGAAGAATCGAATCACCGCAGCCGCCGCCCTGGTGCTGGCCGGGACCCTCGCCCTCGCGGGATGTGCCTCCGCCGCGCCGTCCGGATCGACGGACCACTCCGGTATGGATCACTCCCCCTCGGACGCCCCGCTGACCGGTGCGAACGAGGCGGACGCGATGTTCGCATCGATGATGGTCGTGCACCACGAGCAGGCCGTCGAGATGTCCGACATCGTGCTCGCGAAGGACGACGTCGACCCGCGGGTGGCCGACCTCGCCGAGCGGATCAAGGCCGCGCAGGGGCCGGAGATCGAGCAGCTGGAGGGCTGGCTCGAAGACTGGGGTGCGGAAGCGGCCGACCCCGGCGCCATGGATCACGGTGACGGCATGATGAGCGATGACGACCTCGCCGCGCTCGAGGCTGCCGCGGGTCCGGAGGCGTCCCGGTTGTTCCTGGAGCAGATGATCGCGCACCACGAGGGCGCCGTCGACATGGCCGAGACGGAGGTCGCGGACGGCGAGAACGCCGACGCCGTGGCCCTCGCGCAGGACATCGTCGATGCGCAGACCGCCGAGATCGCCGAGATGAAGGAGATCCTCGCCACGCTCTGA
- a CDS encoding threonine/serine exporter ThrE family protein, which yields MTDAVDRSALRQFLLGLAQGMNASAESVDRIRDTIAEVAAASGGDDTDFVVLPTIIIVETGDAEEERVAIRSATNASFRFDQIAALYELIAQARTGSVNPLDGIRRLNEIGAMRPRLGWFTRTLGHAILTTGLALLLAPTWQGALVAFVLGFGIGLLKLVRSPTLQLIMPIAAAFVCAAAVFLLAEVIEIGDPIRLLIAPLVTFLPGGVLTTATVELAAGQMISGASRLIYGFVQLALLAFGILAAGAVVGVSSDSYEPLDASSFLPWWVPLLGILVFALGNYLHFSAPPSTFGWVLLALVVAYLGQWAGTEFIDPAVGGFLGAVAVTPVVFWIAGLRHGAPSQLTFLPAFWLLVPGAAGLVGLTEAFATDNGLADFTAALVSVMSIALGVLIGTALYRVVHHGAEEFVQFAVAPPPAEDEEPAPTLWRRLSAPLRRLGRRGR from the coding sequence ATGACCGACGCCGTCGACCGGTCGGCGTTGCGGCAGTTCCTGCTGGGGCTGGCGCAGGGCATGAACGCGTCGGCGGAGTCCGTCGACCGCATCCGCGACACGATCGCGGAGGTCGCGGCGGCCTCCGGCGGCGACGACACCGACTTCGTCGTGCTGCCGACCATCATCATCGTGGAGACCGGCGATGCGGAGGAGGAGAGGGTCGCGATCCGTTCGGCCACGAACGCCTCGTTCCGCTTCGACCAGATCGCGGCGCTCTACGAGCTGATCGCGCAGGCCAGGACCGGTTCGGTGAACCCGTTGGACGGCATCCGGCGGCTCAACGAGATCGGCGCGATGCGGCCGCGCCTCGGCTGGTTCACCCGCACGCTCGGGCACGCGATCCTCACGACCGGCCTCGCGCTCCTGCTCGCGCCGACCTGGCAGGGAGCGCTCGTCGCGTTCGTCCTCGGATTCGGGATCGGCCTGCTCAAGCTCGTGCGTTCCCCCACACTCCAGCTCATCATGCCGATCGCCGCGGCCTTCGTGTGCGCGGCCGCGGTGTTCCTCCTCGCCGAGGTGATCGAGATCGGCGACCCGATCCGGCTGCTCATCGCCCCGCTCGTGACGTTCCTGCCGGGCGGCGTCCTCACCACGGCGACCGTCGAGCTCGCGGCGGGACAGATGATCTCCGGGGCGTCACGGCTCATCTACGGTTTCGTGCAGCTCGCACTCCTCGCCTTCGGCATCCTCGCCGCCGGGGCGGTGGTCGGCGTCTCCTCCGACTCGTACGAGCCGCTCGACGCCTCCTCCTTCCTGCCCTGGTGGGTGCCGCTGCTCGGCATCCTCGTCTTCGCCCTCGGGAACTACCTGCACTTCTCGGCGCCGCCCTCCACGTTCGGGTGGGTGCTGCTGGCGCTGGTCGTGGCGTACCTCGGCCAGTGGGCGGGCACGGAGTTCATCGACCCGGCCGTCGGCGGGTTCCTCGGTGCGGTGGCCGTGACCCCGGTCGTGTTCTGGATCGCCGGGCTCCGCCACGGGGCGCCGTCGCAGCTCACCTTCCTCCCGGCCTTCTGGCTGCTGGTGCCCGGAGCGGCCGGCCTGGTGGGGCTCACCGAGGCGTTCGCGACGGACAACGGCCTCGCCGACTTCACCGCCGCCCTGGTCTCCGTGATGTCGATCGCCCTCGGGGTGCTCATCGGCACCGCGCTGTACCGCGTCGTGCATCACGGTGCGGAGGAGTTCGTCCAGTTCGCGGTCGCCCCGCCGCCCGCGGAGGACGAGGAGCCGGCACCGACGCTGTGGCGGCGGCTCTCCGCCCCGCTCCGCCGCCTGGGCCGCCGCGGTCGCTAG